The Streptomyces sp. NBC_00162 sequence TGACCGAGGAATTCCCCTTCCTGGTCACCAAACTCTCGCCGTTCTACGAGCGATGACGCAGGTCCGATCCTCACCTGCAGTGATGGAGGCAAAGATGACGAATCCAGGATTCTCTGCAGTAGCAACGCTCGACCGGAGATCGCCACTTCTCCGTAACCCTCGGCTCGAGGTTCGGTGGGCCGATGGAGAAGGCGGCATCGTTCCGCAGTCGTACCCGGCTCAATGCGCGAGCGCGGCGGGATACAGCAAGGCCGAATGCTATGGCGTGGTCAACGTGTGCGAGGACTGCTGCCAGCGATATGACTTCGGGTCGGGTTATCACGAAGTCTGCGGCACCCCGTACGTCTGCGGAGCGTGCTTCGGCCTCCCCTTCTAGACACCACCAAGGGCTACGCCCAGAGGTACGCCCGCCCCGCCAGTCCCCCGTGGCCGGCGGGGCGGGCGTACGGTCTCAGGGACGAAGGGTGAAGTCCATCGTCCAGTTGTGGATCCAGCTGGTGCCCTCGTCCAGCGAGAAGAACTGCTCCCAGCGCGGCGACTCCCCCGCCGTCGTCCCCGACCACACGAACCGCACGCGGACCGTCTTCCCGTCGTGCGTGTCCTTCCCCTCGAAGACCCCGCGCCCGCCGTCGCCGTCGAACCGGCCGACGACGGGCGGGAACAGGACGCCGGTGCGGCGGCTCGACCAGTACAGCGACCACTCCTCGCGCTCACGGTCGAAGAGCCGCAGCGTCAGACCGCCGAACCCCTTCGTCGGGAAGTCGATCTCGTCGAAGCTGGCGCCGCCGTCGAAGTGGCGGGAGGCGTGGGACACGGCCGGGAACTCCTCCCACTCGCTGTCCGCGTCGAGGAAGTCGGCGCGCCAGCGGTTGGAGACGTCCCAGGTCCCGTTGAGGAAGTCGAAATCGTTCATGGCAGGACCGTAGGAGCACTTCACTGACATCCTGTGTCAGTGAAGTCCAGCCGCTTGCTGTCGATCCTGCTCCTGCTCCAGACCCGGGGCCGGATGACCGCCACCGAGCTCGCGCGCGAGCTGGAGGTGTCCGTCCGTACGGTCTACCGCGACGCGGAGGCGCTGGCCGCGGCGGGCGTCCCGCTGTACGGGGACGCCGGGCACAGCGGGGGCTACCAGCTGCTCGCCGGCTACCGGACCCGGCTGACGGGGCTCAGTACGGGCGAGGCCGAGGCCTTGTTCCTGACCGGAATGCCGGGACCGGCGGCGGAACTGGGCCTCGGCCGGGCCCTGTCGGCGGCCCAGCTGAAGCTGCGGGCCGCCCTGCCGCCGGAGTTGCGCGCCCAGGCGGACCGGATGCGGCTCCGCTTCCACCTGGACGCGCCGGGGTGGTACGCGGAGCACGAGGAGACCCCGTACCTCGCGCAGGTCGCCGACGCCGTGTGGCGGGGCCGGGTGATCGAGGTGCGCTACCGCCGGTGGAAGGAGCCCCGGGAGGTGGACCGGCGCCTCGCCCCGTACGGGCTGGTCCTGAAGGCGGGCCGCTGGTACCTGGTGGCGGGCCCGGACGGCGCCCGGACCTACCGGGTGGACCAGATCCTGTCGGTGACGGAGACGACGCAGACCGCGGACCTGCCGGAGGGCTTCGACCTGGCGACGCACTGGCGCCAGACCCAGGCGGACTTCCACGCCCGGCTGTACCCGGAGGAGGCGGAGGTACGCCTCTCCGCGCACGCCGCGGCCCGGCTGACGGGAGCCCAGTCCCGCGCCCTGACCGCCACCGGCCACCCGGACCCGGAGATCCCCGGCTGGACCCGCGCGACCCTCCCGATCGAGTCCCACACCCAGGCGGAATCCCAGTTCCTGGCACTGGGGACGGAAGCCGAAGTCCTCTCCCCACCGGCCCTGCGCACCCGCATCCAGACCACCCTGGCGTCGATGACGACCCGCTACGCGTAGGCCGTGCTCAGTAGGCCCGGTGATTCGGCCTGTGGTGCTGGACGTCGGCGAGACACTGACCCGCGACGATCGCTATTGGGGAGCCTGGGCTGACTGGCTCGGCGTGCCCAGGCACACTCTGTCGGCACTGGTAGGGGCCGTGGTGGTGGAGGGCCGTGACAACGCCGACGCGATCCGGCTCGTGCGCCCGGGTATCGACTTGGCCCGCGAGTACGCCGCCCGAGAGGCCACTGACCGCACTGCGGGCCACCGGGGTACGTGTGATCGTGGCAGGCAACCAGAGCACCCGCGCGGGCGAACAGCTCCGAGCGCTGAACCTGCCGGCGGACCTCGTGGTGACATCCGGCGAGTGGGGCGTGGCCAAACCGGACCCCGCCTTCTTCGAGCGCGTACTGGAAGTGTCCGGCGCCCCGGCAGCGCAGACCCTGTACGTCGGCGACCACCCGCAGAACGACGTCTTCCCCGCCGCTGCCGCAGGGCTGTGCACCGCCCACCCACGCAGAGGCCCCTGGGGGCATTGGTGGGCGGACGATCCTCAAGTCCGTGCCGCCGCAGCCTGGTCCATCGATTCCCGCGCCGAACTGCCGGACATCGTCAAACCGTAGATCTCAGCCTCCCCGTGATCAAAGGCTGCGAGCGCGGCGTCCGTACACCTGGTCCGTCCAAGCTGGAGGCGATCGCCGCCGGGAGTTTGCCACTGCCGTCGGTAACGTCGTACCGGCCGGATGACAGCCGCTCGCCGTGGGCGAGGATGCCTGCATGGGCATGGAAACAGACGAGGTGGGCGAAGCGATCGCGGGCGAGTTGCGCCTGATGGACCCCAGCGTGCGCATGTCCCGGTCGCTGGCCCGGGAGCTCCTCGACCCGGACTTCGTGGAGGTCGGCGCCTCGGGCCGGCGCTGGACGTACGAGGAAATGCTCGCCGCACTGCCCGAGCTCGACGGGGCAGCGGAAGACGGCCCGCGCTATGAGCCTTCGGAGTTGGCCGGTGTCCTGCTGGCGCCCGGGCTGGTGCATCTGACCTACGAGACCACCATCGCCGGACACCGCGCACGACGCAGTTCGCTCTGGCGCAAGCAGAGCGCGGGCTCGACCTGGCAGATGTACTACCACCAGGCCACACCGGTCCCGCCTGGAGCCACGTAACCGGTCAGCAGACCTTCCCCGGGGCCGCCGAGGCCGTTGCGCGGAGGAGGTCGCGGAGGAGGCCGAAGTCGACCTTGGCCGGGTTGCGGAAGCGGAGGCAGGCCTTGCCCATGTCGTGGGCCGCCAGGCGGTCCGCGAAGGCGTCGCGGACGTCCGTGCGCAGCAGGTAGAAGGAGATGTACTGCTTCTGGTTCGCCCAGGCGATCTCCCCGACCGGCTCGCCCGGCCGGACGTACGCCGGCATCCCGTACGCGATGACCTCCTCGAAGCCCGGAAGTTCCGACAGGCACAGCTCCCGCAGGCGGGTGAGGGCCTCGCGGCGGGCTTCCGGGACGGCGGCCAGGTAGGTGACGGCGTCCATCAGGCGGCCTGCTTCCGGGTCTGGGAGCGGACCGCTCCGATGCTGGCCGCGATCACCAGCGCGATGGCCAGGGCGTCCATGGCGGACATGGCCTGGTTCAGGACGAGGAACCCGGCGGCGGCCGCGATGGCCGGTTCCAGGCTCATCAGGATCGCGAAGGTCGGGGCCGGGAGCCGCCGCAGGGCCAGCAGTTCCAGGGTGTAGGGGAGCACGGAGGACAGGACGGCCACGCCCAGGCCCAGCGCAAGGGTGCTCGGCTCCAGCAGCTCGGAGCCGGCTTCGACGATGCCCAGCGGCAGCGACAGGACCGCGGCCACCGCCATCGCCAGGGCCAGGCCGTCCGCCTGCGGGAAGCGGCGGCCCGTACGCGCGCTGAACACGATGTACGCCGCCCACATCACTCCGGCGCCGATCGCGTACGCCGCGCCCACCAGGTCGAGACCGCCGAAGCCGCCCCCGCCGTGGCTGGACAGCAGCACGACACCGGCCAGGGCGAGACCCGCCCAGAGCAGGTTCACCAGACGCCGGGAGACGATCACGGACAGGGCCAGCGGGCCGAGCACCTCCAGGGTGACGGCCGGGCCGAGCGGGATGCGGTCGATGGCCTGGTAGAAGAGGC is a genomic window containing:
- a CDS encoding DUF1801 domain-containing protein; protein product: MDAVTYLAAVPEARREALTRLRELCLSELPGFEEVIAYGMPAYVRPGEPVGEIAWANQKQYISFYLLRTDVRDAFADRLAAHDMGKACLRFRNPAKVDFGLLRDLLRATASAAPGKVC
- a CDS encoding EamA family transporter, with product MPAPSAPPTATSATTAPPAAAVPAGVPAGVPAGGSRFGPLALVISAGISVQFGAALAVMIMPRVGAAGVVTLRLAAAAIVLLLLCRPKVRGYVRADWGTVVAFGVTMAGMNGLFYQAIDRIPLGPAVTLEVLGPLALSVIVSRRLVNLLWAGLALAGVVLLSSHGGGGFGGLDLVGAAYAIGAGVMWAAYIVFSARTGRRFPQADGLALAMAVAAVLSLPLGIVEAGSELLEPSTLALGLGVAVLSSVLPYTLELLALRRLPAPTFAILMSLEPAIAAAAGFLVLNQAMSAMDALAIALVIAASIGAVRSQTRKQAA
- a CDS encoding nuclear transport factor 2 family protein, with protein sequence MGMETDEVGEAIAGELRLMDPSVRMSRSLARELLDPDFVEVGASGRRWTYEEMLAALPELDGAAEDGPRYEPSELAGVLLAPGLVHLTYETTIAGHRARRSSLWRKQSAGSTWQMYYHQATPVPPGAT
- a CDS encoding helix-turn-helix transcriptional regulator; the protein is MKSSRLLSILLLLQTRGRMTATELARELEVSVRTVYRDAEALAAAGVPLYGDAGHSGGYQLLAGYRTRLTGLSTGEAEALFLTGMPGPAAELGLGRALSAAQLKLRAALPPELRAQADRMRLRFHLDAPGWYAEHEETPYLAQVADAVWRGRVIEVRYRRWKEPREVDRRLAPYGLVLKAGRWYLVAGPDGARTYRVDQILSVTETTQTADLPEGFDLATHWRQTQADFHARLYPEEAEVRLSAHAAARLTGAQSRALTATGHPDPEIPGWTRATLPIESHTQAESQFLALGTEAEVLSPPALRTRIQTTLASMTTRYA